Within the Verrucomicrobiota bacterium genome, the region CTAATACCTTCATCAAACATTCAAAAAAATTCCGGGGCATTTTCCTCTTTTACCAGGTCGTCGCGGTCGCGCTCTGTGTTTTTGCGTTACTCAAATACGCCATCCTGCCGGTGCAAGTCTCTCTGATCGTTGTCGCCATTCTTTTTTTAGGAATCGCCTTATGGGTGGGTGACGAGTTCGACATTGCCGGGATAAAATTCATTCACGGGATTTATTTACTGGTGATCCTGCTGCTTTTAGGGGCTATTTACCTCTTCCGGGTCATGCCTGACTCGGATGCCTTTAGTTCTGGAAGTTTTTCCGAAGGGGTTTACCCGCTGAATACGGTCTTTTACCTGAGTTACATTATCCCGATTGTCATCGGGCTGATGGCGGGGCCATGGCTGGACCTGCAGCAGTGGCAACGGGCGATCCAGATCCACCGGGAGGGTGGCTCGATCTTCAAATGTTACATCGGTGGCGGGATCATCTTTTTCGGGTTAATCATTCTCCACGGACTCCTGGCCCTCTGGGTAAAATCCCAAATGGGTGCGGACTTTATCCCGCCCATGTCCAGCGGACTCGTGGAGGCGAAATCAATAATCACCTCCTATTTTGTCGCTAACTCCAAAGGTTCTTTGGCCTTTGGCTTGTGGTGTTACCTCGGATTCATCGCTCTCGCGATTATATCGACCTTGGACAGCGCCTACCTAGCCACAAAGTGGTACCTCTCGGAAAATATCAAAACCAGCCAGAATATCCTGTTAAATTTCCTTCCAAAAAGTCTTTTCACCTCACCGATTCCCCTCGCTCTTCTCGCTGGGATCGCGGGGGTCACTACGGCAGTGGCGCCAAACCTCGTCCCGGATATTCCCCCTTTCGAGCTGGAATATTTCATAGTTCTTTACGCCACGTTTTTTGTGGGGTTCACCGTGATCTTTTTTGCTTCCATCTATAATAATTTCCACCTGCAGAAATCCCTGATGCCGGTTTTCTCCGTTGGATTAGTGGCCATAGCGATTTTTGCCCTAGGCTACTTTAGCGGGGGTCAACATGCCTGGCTGATGATTGTGGCCTCGGCCCTGCCACTGGTTGTCGGATTGATCCTCGTGGCGAAAAACCAATTGATCCCGATCGGGGAAATGAAAGATAAACTCGTGGAGTTTAAAGAGAACGTTTCCAAGGAGGTCGCTACCTTGGCCACCCAGACTCTTACGCCCTCCGCCCCCGTCAATACCGGTGTCGTCACACCCGTTGGCACACCCGGTTCATCGACATTCTTCGACGGGAAATGGTTCTGCTACACTTTCACCACGACTTACTCGGACACAAATTCCGTGGGTAATGTCTATTTTGCGTATTACGCCATCTGGGTGGGTAAGACACGGGAGCTTTTCTTTGCCTATGTCATGCCGGAGTTCGATGTTAAGAATACGGAGTATTTCATCCTGACCCGTGAGTTCAACCACAAGTTCGTGCGCGAGACCAAAGAATTCATGAAAGTTTTTGTCAAAATCCGTGTCTCGGGTTTCAATCGGAAATTCGTCACGATGGAGCACCAGATCGTGGATACGGAAGGTCATACTATCGGCAAGGGTGAACAGTCCCTGATGTTTGTCTCTGCGAAGGATTATAAACTACAGGATATTCCCCCTACGGTACTTTCCTCCTTCATGCCCTATACCTAGACCGCATGCACCCGCTCAGACAACCGCCGGATATTTCCATCACAAAAAAAACCGGGGTTGTTTATTGTTTTTTCCTACTTTTGCCTCCATGGATTTGGGTTTGTCTTGACCGGAGGGTATGGCCTTGGGACCAGGCTGACTACGGGTATTATTCGATCTGGCTCTGGAAATATTTCATCACCTCCCCTTTAGACTGGTGGGATGCCATGATGTTGACCCTGCGCCTGAAAACGCCAGGACTTCCTTGGCTTGCGCAATTTGCTACACCCCTCGGCGACCTCACGGGAAACCATGATCATGTCTTCCTCACCATCATCATTTTGATATCGGGTATTTCCCTGTATTTTATCTGGTCGAGCGCCCGCACCCTTTTCCCCGGAAACCAACCTCTGGTCTTCCTTTGCCCTTTGATCGTCGCCGCCAGCCCGCTTTTTCTCGGGATGAACCAGCAGTTTTTGGTGGAGGCCCCCCAAATGATGGCCGTATGCTGGCTCATTTATATCTTGAGCCGCATGGATCAATGGCCCATCCGCCGCATTTTCTGGCACACCGCCGCAGCCACCCTCTGGGGATGCCTGATGAAAGTCACTTTCCCTGTTTATTCGATTATTCCCCTCATCTCTATTGCGTATCATTTATTTTCGGTCATTCGTAGAAACCCCCGGCAATGGTCGCAAGGAAAGCTTTACGCCCTTGATTATGCCGTGATGATATTTACGGTCTTAACCGGATTCCTCGGTGCTTTCTGGATAACCAAAAATCTCGAAAGTTTATGGTTATTTGTCCAGATCACCGCTCAGGCAGAAACGGGTGCTATCTACGGGTCAGCCGGATCTTTCCTGGATAAAACAGGCTTTTGGTTGAATGCCATTGGCAAATGTTACTTCACCGGAAATACGATAATCATCTTTGTTTTGCTCGTTATCATTTTGATCTTTCTCCAGCGTAAAAATATAAAGTCACGACTCCACAAGCGCTGGAAAAACCATCAATCCCCGGCATCCTCTCCTATTTTTCGAGTTTGGATGATGAGTATGGCCTCCTTTTTATTCGCGCTTGTGACCCACTCTTCACAGGCCAATGAAATGAGCCGTTTCCTGACACCTATCCTTCCCTATGCCTGCTTTTTGATTGCAGGATTTGTGTACTTCCTCAAGGGCCGTCTCCCCGCCTATTGCCTGCTGGCCTTGTTTTTCATCCAATACATCTACATCCAAGCCTATTCCTTTAATCAATATCCTGGGTCAAAAGGGGTAGGCGAATACCCTTTGAGACTCGAGCGCAGCGACGAAAAGAAAAAGGAAATCATCAAGTTAATCAATATGACCGCCGCCCAGCCTGAATGTGCAAAGCGGTGGATTATGGTCGGTTGCTCGGTGCCATCATTGAGCCGGAGTACCTTGAATTATTACCTGCTCCAAAATCAATCTGCTCGGGCTCAGGATACCCTTATCCTTTCTTATGACTTCGGTGAAAATGACCTGCCCAGATTACTCAGGCAAATCAAAGCCAAACGCCCAGTTTATTTTATTACCGTACCATCTGCATCCATCCCCAAAAACATGCCAGCGGGATTAAACCTGATCAGCCCGTCATTACTCAGCGCGATCGAGTCCAGCCCTTGGTATCAAAAACAGGCCGGTGCACCCTCTCCGAATATTCTGATTTATAAAATCCGGGATGAATCATACTTGCCCTCAGGCAATTTGCATAAGTGAAAATCCACGTTAATTTGGAAACTATGGATTTTACTGTTTGCTGGTTCCGGCGCGATCTACGCCTGTATGACAATGCCGCTTTCTACCATGCACTCCGTGCCGCCTCAAAGGCCGGGGCAAATTGTGTCGCATTTTTCTGCTTCGACCGGGAGATACTCGACCGATTACCCGACCGCGCCGACCGCCGGGTGGAGTTCATCTGGCAATCCATCCAAGAAATGACGGAAACCCTCAAAAAACACCACAGCGGAATTGTTGTCCGTTATGGAAAGGCCTCCGAGGCAGTCCCGGCATTCCTCGCGCAACTTGCGCAGAAAGGCAAAATCCTCTCCATCCACACAAATCATGATTATGAACCGCGCCGGATCAAGCGCGACAAACATATCCGGGAATATTGTACGGGCGCCGGAATTCCATTTTTCTCTTACAAAGACCATGTCATCTTTGAGAAGGAGGAAGTCCTGACCAAGGCTGGAACACCCCAGCGGGTTTATACCCCTTATAAAAATGCTTGGTATATGAAGCTTGATGAAAATAAAAGTTTTTTCCTAAAGGCTTATCCTACCTTGGAAAAATTCTCGAATGCCTTAGCTCCTATTCAATCACTCCCCGAGAGCAGCCCTTACAATACACTCCATGACATCGGGTTCGAGCCCACTGACCTCCAGCTCAAGGGAGGAACTGCTGAAGGACAAAAACTTTTTACGGAATTTCTGGCCCGGATCGACCGTTATGGGGAACTGCGTGATTGGCCAGCCAAAAAAGGGGTCAGCACCCTCTCGACCCATCTTCGTTTTGGCACCCTCTCGATTCGTGAACTCGTCGGCACCGCCCTCGCCCGTGACAGTGCGGGCGCAAAAAAATGGGTGGATGAACTCGTCTGGCGGGAATTCTATAACGCCATCCTTCATTTTTTCCCTAAAACCCAGCAGCACGCCTTCCGCCCGGAATTCGAGTCTGTCGAATGGAACGATCCGGATCAAGACACGGCGGTCGCCGCGCAATTTGCGGCGTGGTGCGAAGGCCGGACGGGTTACCCCATTGTGGATGCAGCGGTGCGCCAGCTGAACCAGACCGGGTTCATGCATAATCGTTTACGCATGATTACAGCGAGTTTCCTCACTAAAGACCTGCATATCCACTGGAAACAGGGGGAACGTTATTTCGCACGCAAGTTACTCGACTACGATCTGAGCCAGAATCTCGGGGGGTGGCAGTGGAGTGCGAGCACCGGGGCGGATGGTCAGCCATACTTCCGCATTTTTAACCCCGTGAGCCAAGGTCAGAAGTGGGACCCCGAGGGGACATTCGTTCGTCAATATTGTCCCGAACTGGGCAAATTGCCTGACAAATATATTCATTGCCCTTGGGAAGCTTCTTTATCCGTTCAAGTGGAAGCAAATTGCACGATCGGCAAAGATTACCCGTTCCCCATCGTTGATCACGACCGGGAGCGGCTTATCGCCCTTGAACGCTTCAAAAAAGCCAGCAAAAACGGTCGCGCGGTTTAGTTCTCCAGCAAAATCCGTTTCATATGGCGGACTTGGACGAGCTTCGGCAGTGGCCTGACCGTCTGCCCTGAAAGAACCCTCTTCCTGAAATCTTTAGGGGAGAGACCATAGGCATCCTTAAAGGCTTTTGAAAAATGGTAGGCACTTGAAAACCCGGTCTCTTCGGCAATTTGTTTGATATTGTGTGTATTACGAACAAGGCGCAAGGATGCTTCCTCGAGGCGGATATGGCGGATCGCCGTCAATGGCCCCATCCCGAAATGCTTCATGAAATGCCGGTAAAGCTGGGCCCGTGAAACACCCGAATGCCTGGCGAGCTCTTCCAAGCTCGGCAAATGCAAAACCCCATCCTCCCATTTGCGGCGGGCATAACGCAAGGTCGAGATGATCGCATCAGGATACGCCTGCCCGACATCCTCGGCGGCATCAGCCACCCCCGAGATAAAAAGTGCCATAAGATATGTCACTGCCATTGAGATTTGCTTTGGGTTCTTTTTGTCGCCTTGACCAATCATCCAGAGGATATGCCGGAAAAAAGGTTTGAAAATATCATTTTCCTCCATCGTACGGATCAGAGGGATATCCTTATCGGGGGGGAAATATTCACGTCCGTGCGCAAATGAAAAGATAAAGTAGGCATGGCGGCTCTGCTTTTTCTCATCCCAAAAAAACGACTGCACCGTCCCCGGTTTCATCAAGCAAAGGCTATTCTCCGGCGTTTTATATTTTATCCCGTCGACCTCCCAAACCACGTCTCCCTCCATAATCCAGACAAATTCATAGTTCGTGAAAAGATGGGGCCCGAAAACATCACCCGGCTGGTACAGAGCGATTCCCGCTCCATACGTCTGGATATCAAACTCGGGGATTCTTTTTTTAATCGTAGAGGGAGATTTTGACATTAATGAATATTTTATATATGTTTTTGAGTATTTTTGCCATTCCAAAAAATTTTCCTGATTATATCTTGTATCATCCCTCAAAAAACCATGAACCAAATACACTCCAAAAATCCGGACGCGGGTGCCTTCTCATCCTGCTGCCAAATGATCATCTGTCTTTTGGGCTAAACTCCGCACCGAAAAACTTTTCACTAAACAAACACTCTTTTTTAAAAAAACTATTCTATGGAAACGATTAAACCAAAATACCAAAAAAACGCTAAAATCAACTGGTACAGGACCAAGGTCGATAAAAAGGTCATGAGCGCACTCATAAAACAAGATAACTGGCATGGCTTCATGCAAGTCGGCTTGCAACTCGGCTTTTTTATCGCCACAGGGCTCTTGGCATACGCGGCATTCCTGAATATCCAAATGACCAATTGGTATTGGGCTATCCCCCTCCTCTTATTGGCTCTTTTTGTCCACGGGACCCAAGGGCCCTTTTTGGGCTTGGTTGCTATTCACGAGCTTTGCCATAAGACCCCCTTCAAATCAAAATTATGGAATGAATTTTTCCTTAAGGTTTATTCCTTCCTCAGCTGGAGCGACCCTATTTGGTTCCGCCCCAGCCATGTCAAACACCACCAAGTCACCGTACATAGTGACTACGACGGGGAGGTTACGCTTCCGCAGTCTTTTAACTTCCGCAACTGGCCATTCTGGTTAGGCATCCTCGCCATCGATCCCCGCACCCCCTACAATATCATTAAAGCAACGATAAGCCGGGCAAAGGGAATTGTGGACGGGGATTGGAATAATTTCGTCCTGCCAGAGGAAGATAAAAAAATGCGCAAGGACTATGCAAATTGGGCCCGGTTCCAGCTGATTGGACACCTTGTTTTAGCCACCCTCTTTATCGCCACGGGGAATTGGTTTCTGATCCTCGTTTTTAACTTCGGCTCAATGTATTGCACGTGGCTGGGATTTTTATGTGGATCGCCCCAACATTATGGTATGTCCCCAAATGTTCCCGACTTCCGCCTCTGTTGCCGCACTTACACTTGTTCCTGGCTCCCGGGTTTCCTTTACTGGAATATGCAATACCACATCGAGCATCACATGTATCCCGGAGTCCCTTTTTATAACCTGCCCAAACTGCGCAAGGCCATCGAGCACGATCTGCCTCCCGCCCCGCACGGCCTTTGGGCGACCTGGCAAGGAATCCTCGACATCCATAAAAAAACAAAAACCGATCCCTCTTATCAATTCATTCCCCGCCTTCCCCAAAGCAAAGGAGAATTCGTGGACGACCTAGTTCTGGAAAATGAGGCCTCTTTGACCGCGTAAGCCGATCCCCGCCCGCTCTGGGGAAGAAAAAAAATCGACATAGCCCGTAATCCCGTGCAAATTGCGCACTAATGAATTACGAGGAACTTTACGACGAAGCCAATGGCGAAGTGGCCGTAGGAAATCTGGAGCAGGCAACCACCCTTTACCGCCAGTCCGTGGAGTTAAATCCCGGGTTTATCGACGGATGGCAATCCCTTGCCATGGCTTATATTAAAACCAACCGCCCCAAAGAGGCAGTGGAAGCCGCTAAAATGGCCGCCCACCTAGACCCAAATACCCAAGTAACTTGGACCACCCTCTCCCTTGCCTATAATAAAGATGGGAATATTGAAAAAGCCGAAATGGCCGGGGCCAAAGCAAAAGTCATCTCTTGGGGCGGGAAAGTCGCCCAGGACGGGGAACATTTCCCTTTAGCCGAACTTTAAAAAAGTTAAAAAAAAATATTTAATCAAAGGATCATCCCATGCCCGTGACAAAACTCAATCACACGCGTTACCGCGTCAATGACCTGGAAAAAACCGTTCACTTCTACAAAGATGCATTAGGCCTGATCGAGACCCACCGCCATAAATCCCCACGCGGCTCCGAGTTATGTTTCCTGAAAGCCCCGCATAGCGAAGAGTTAATCGAATTATGTTATTTCCCCGCCAGTGGCCCCGTCGCAGTCCAAGCCGACCTGACCCATCTGGCTTTTAATGTGGATGATATCGTCGCCTTTGAAAAAGAGGTTAATGCCAAGGGTTATCAATTCTCTGACGGCCCGACACAATCTTCCACAGGGACAATCTTCGCTTTTCTGGATGCCCCGGAGGGTTATGAAGTCGAAATCATCCAAAAAGCGGTCGTTGCCTAATGCATTTCACAAATCTCACTGGCGGAAATGAAATCGGGTCAAATTGTTATCTCCTAGAGATGTCAGGGGTGAATATCCTTTTGGACAGCGGGCTGCATCCTAAAAAAGACGGAAAACAAGCCCTGCCCAGGTTCGATATTCCGGATGCCGATGATCTGGACTATATATTCATGAGCCATTGTCACATGGACCACTTGGGGGCATTACCCGTGGCCCAACGCATCTTCCCATCGGCTGAAGTATATATGACGGAACCTTCCGCCGAACTTTCCTCGATCATGCTGCATAATTCCTGCAATATCATGATGAAAGAAAGGCAGAGGAGCGGGATCACTGACTATCCCCTTTTCACTCACCGGGAGATCGACCGTCAGGAAAAATCATGGCGGCCACTACGCATGAATCGCTCTTGGGACCTCCAGAGGCGGGGGCGGAACGAAGTAATCCAGGTAACCCCCCTCAATGCAGGGCATGTCCTTGGCTCAGCCTCCTTTCTTTTTGAGTCGGGTCACGAACGCGTGCTTTATTCGGGCGATATTAATCTCGCCGATCAATCGCTCATGAAAAAGGCTGACTTGTCCGGGGTCGGCCCTCTGGATACATTAATCATCGAGGGTACCCGCGGTCTCACGGACTCAAGCGGGGAAAATTACCGTGAAGGGGAGATCCAACGACTGGCACAAGCCCTGAACAAAATCCTCGAGAAAGGCGGCAATGTCTTACTGCCGTGTTTCGCCCTAGGTAAACAACAGGAAGTCATCGGCATCCTGCAGACACTCATGACCTCCGGAGCAT harbors:
- a CDS encoding fatty acid desaturase, coding for METIKPKYQKNAKINWYRTKVDKKVMSALIKQDNWHGFMQVGLQLGFFIATGLLAYAAFLNIQMTNWYWAIPLLLLALFVHGTQGPFLGLVAIHELCHKTPFKSKLWNEFFLKVYSFLSWSDPIWFRPSHVKHHQVTVHSDYDGEVTLPQSFNFRNWPFWLGILAIDPRTPYNIIKATISRAKGIVDGDWNNFVLPEEDKKMRKDYANWARFQLIGHLVLATLFIATGNWFLILVFNFGSMYCTWLGFLCGSPQHYGMSPNVPDFRLCCRTYTCSWLPGFLYWNMQYHIEHHMYPGVPFYNLPKLRKAIEHDLPPAPHGLWATWQGILDIHKKTKTDPSYQFIPRLPQSKGEFVDDLVLENEASLTA
- a CDS encoding tetratricopeptide repeat protein, coding for MNYEELYDEANGEVAVGNLEQATTLYRQSVELNPGFIDGWQSLAMAYIKTNRPKEAVEAAKMAAHLDPNTQVTWTTLSLAYNKDGNIEKAEMAGAKAKVISWGGKVAQDGEHFPLAEL
- a CDS encoding deoxyribodipyrimidine photo-lyase; protein product: MDFTVCWFRRDLRLYDNAAFYHALRAASKAGANCVAFFCFDREILDRLPDRADRRVEFIWQSIQEMTETLKKHHSGIVVRYGKASEAVPAFLAQLAQKGKILSIHTNHDYEPRRIKRDKHIREYCTGAGIPFFSYKDHVIFEKEEVLTKAGTPQRVYTPYKNAWYMKLDENKSFFLKAYPTLEKFSNALAPIQSLPESSPYNTLHDIGFEPTDLQLKGGTAEGQKLFTEFLARIDRYGELRDWPAKKGVSTLSTHLRFGTLSIRELVGTALARDSAGAKKWVDELVWREFYNAILHFFPKTQQHAFRPEFESVEWNDPDQDTAVAAQFAAWCEGRTGYPIVDAAVRQLNQTGFMHNRLRMITASFLTKDLHIHWKQGERYFARKLLDYDLSQNLGGWQWSASTGADGQPYFRIFNPVSQGQKWDPEGTFVRQYCPELGKLPDKYIHCPWEASLSVQVEANCTIGKDYPFPIVDHDRERLIALERFKKASKNGRAV
- a CDS encoding MBL fold metallo-hydrolase encodes the protein MHFTNLTGGNEIGSNCYLLEMSGVNILLDSGLHPKKDGKQALPRFDIPDADDLDYIFMSHCHMDHLGALPVAQRIFPSAEVYMTEPSAELSSIMLHNSCNIMMKERQRSGITDYPLFTHREIDRQEKSWRPLRMNRSWDLQRRGRNEVIQVTPLNAGHVLGSASFLFESGHERVLYSGDINLADQSLMKKADLSGVGPLDTLIIEGTRGLTDSSGENYREGEIQRLAQALNKILEKGGNVLLPCFALGKQQEVIGILQTLMTSGALPDYPVMIGGMGKQISLVYDLYREHETRLMDSFSIFEHFQPEIIPRDRTTWWKTDRPTIFAISAGMLTEMTPAYTAAEYFITQRDHAIFFVGYVDSETPGGILLKASKNKQPVILGEAGGKPQDILCHVDQFDFTAHAHRNDIMGLIKTLKPRNTILVHGDLRSLQWFEQELKANGLPSTLPENTKRLEF
- a CDS encoding AraC family transcriptional regulator: MSKSPSTIKKRIPEFDIQTYGAGIALYQPGDVFGPHLFTNYEFVWIMEGDVVWEVDGIKYKTPENSLCLMKPGTVQSFFWDEKKQSRHAYFIFSFAHGREYFPPDKDIPLIRTMEENDIFKPFFRHILWMIGQGDKKNPKQISMAVTYLMALFISGVADAAEDVGQAYPDAIISTLRYARRKWEDGVLHLPSLEELARHSGVSRAQLYRHFMKHFGMGPLTAIRHIRLEEASLRLVRNTHNIKQIAEETGFSSAYHFSKAFKDAYGLSPKDFRKRVLSGQTVRPLPKLVQVRHMKRILLEN
- a CDS encoding VOC family protein, with amino-acid sequence MPVTKLNHTRYRVNDLEKTVHFYKDALGLIETHRHKSPRGSELCFLKAPHSEELIELCYFPASGPVAVQADLTHLAFNVDDIVAFEKEVNAKGYQFSDGPTQSSTGTIFAFLDAPEGYEVEIIQKAVVA